A part of Streptomyces sp. DSM 40750 genomic DNA contains:
- a CDS encoding sulfite oxidase-like oxidoreductase — MGQPVERESGDRASENAASSQLPPGQRLQRGWPVTHYGPVPKFRPERWDFRVFGATADGEKHCWTHDEFTALPYDSVVADLHCVTKFSMVGAEWGGIPARTILEIAPPAPEVTHVMVWAEYGFSSNLRITDFASERTIFATHKDGELLTAEHGFPLRLVVPHLYAWKGPKWVRGIEYMTADRRGFWEERGYHNVGDPWQEQRYSYQEEPGDGPEL, encoded by the coding sequence ATGGGTCAGCCGGTGGAACGCGAATCAGGAGATCGCGCATCTGAGAACGCGGCGTCGTCGCAGCTCCCGCCGGGACAGCGACTCCAGCGCGGCTGGCCGGTCACACACTACGGACCCGTCCCGAAGTTCCGTCCCGAGCGCTGGGACTTCCGGGTCTTCGGCGCCACCGCCGACGGCGAGAAGCACTGCTGGACCCACGACGAGTTCACCGCTCTGCCGTACGACTCGGTCGTGGCCGATCTGCACTGCGTGACGAAGTTCAGCATGGTCGGCGCGGAATGGGGCGGCATCCCGGCTCGTACGATCCTGGAGATCGCGCCGCCCGCCCCCGAGGTCACCCATGTGATGGTGTGGGCCGAGTACGGCTTCAGCTCCAACCTCCGGATCACCGACTTCGCCTCCGAGCGCACCATCTTCGCCACCCACAAGGACGGCGAACTCCTCACCGCCGAGCACGGCTTCCCCCTCCGCCTCGTCGTCCCCCACCTGTACGCCTGGAAGGGCCCCAAATGGGTCCGCGGCATCGAGTACATGACCGCCGACCGCCGCGGCTTCTGGGAGGAACGCGGCTACCACAACGTCGGCGACCCGTGGCAGGAACAGCGGTACTCCTACCAGGAGGAGCCGGGCGACGGGCCCGAGCTCTGA